One genomic window of Glycine max cultivar Williams 82 chromosome 16, Glycine_max_v4.0, whole genome shotgun sequence includes the following:
- the LOC102668068 gene encoding probable leucine-rich repeat receptor-like protein kinase At1g68400 isoform X1, protein MILFTHWSYLVASKIHVNLFCAILSTIMSLAFKVSLLCVILFVSFKFNMVLCIELEEYYPEERDALMLIRDSLNSSVNLHGNWTGPPCIDNRSRWIGITCSNWHVVQIVLEGVDLSGYLPPTFLLNITFLSQLDFRNNALSGPLPSLKNLMFLEQVLLSFNHFSGSIPVEYVEIPSLQVLELQDNYLEGQIPPFDQSSLTSFNVSYNHLSGPIPETSVLQRFPESSYGNNSDLCGEPLDKLCPIEPPAPSPSPFPALKPNKRRFQAWIVALIGGAAALILLSLIIIIAFMFRKRRTNGKESIRNDSTEYVFRAWAKKMVSYAGNSDVSGRLGKLEFSNKKLPVFDLDDLLRASAEVLGRGNLGITYKTTLETGTVVAVKRLNHMNELNKKEFLQQMQLLGQMKHENLVEIISFYYSEDQKLIIYEFISDGTLCELLHEGRGIGRIPLDWTTRLSIIKDIAKGLVFLHDSLPQHKVPHANLKSSNVLIHQDSKGYHSKLTDYGFLPLLSAKQNAEKLAIRRSPEFVKGKKLTHKADVYCFGIIMLEIITGRIPGHILGEIEETTNDLSDWVRTVVNNDWSTDILDLEILAEKEGHDAMLKLTELALECTDMTPEKRPKMSVVLVRIEEIEQMRKEND, encoded by the exons ATGATATTATTCACACACTGGTCATACCTGGTTGCTTCAAAAATCCATGTCAACTTGTTTTGTGCAATTTTATCCACCATCATGAGCTTGGCATTTAAGGTAAGTCTTTTGTGCGTGATCTTGTTTGTGTCATTCAAATTCAACATGGTCTTGTGTATTGAACTTGAGGAATACTATCCAGAAGAAAGAGATGCTTTGATGCTCATAAGGGATTCTTTGAATTCTTCTGTCAATTTGCATGGGAATTGGACAGGCCCTCCTTGTATAGACAATCGTAGTAGATGGATTGGTATCACTTGTTCAAATTGGCATGTTGTTCAAATTGTTCTTGAAGGAGTTGACCTTAGTGGTTATTTACCTCCCACATTCCTTCTAAACATAACTTTCTTGAGCCAACTTGACTTCAGAAACAATGCACTTTCTGGACCACTGCCAAGCCTCAAGAATTTGATGTTTTTGGAACAAGTCCTGTTATCATTCAATCACTTCTCAGGGTCAATTCCGGTGGAGTATGTTGAAATTCCTAGTCTACAAGTGTTGGAGCTGCAAGACAATTACTTAGAGGGTCAAATTCCACCCTTTGACCAATCATCATTGACAAGTTTCAATGTGTCATATAATCATCTGTCAGGGCCTATTCCTGAAACTTCTGTGCTGCAAAGGTTCCCAGAGAGTTCATATGGTAATAATTCAGATCTTTGTGGAGAGCCATTGGATAAGTTATGTCCTATTGAACCTCCTGCCCCATCTCCATCTCCATTCCCAGCACTGAAGCCAAATAAGAGGAGGTTTCAAGCATGGATTGTTGCTTTGATTGGTGGTGCAGCTGCACTGATTCTTCTTTCTCTGATCATTATTATTGCTTTCATGTTTCGTAAAAGACGTACAAATGGAAAAGAATCAATAAGAAATGATTCAACAG AGTATGTTTTTAGGGCATGGGCAAAGAAGATGGTGTCTTATGCTGGGAACAGTGATGTTTCTGGAAGATTAGGGAAATTGGAATTTTCCAACAAGAAATTGCCAGTTTTTGACTTGGATGATTTATTGAGGGCATCAGCAGAAGTGCTAGGAAGAGGGAACCTAGGCATTACATACAAAACAACACTTGAAACAGGAACTGTTGTTGCAGTGAAGAGACTTAACCACATGAATGAActcaacaaaaaggaatttctCCAGCAGATGCAATTGCTTGGCCAGATGAAGCATGAAAATCTAGTAGAAATAATCTCCTTTTATTATTCAGAGGACCAAAAGTTGATCATATATGAATTTATCTCTGATGGCACTTTGTGTGAACTCCTACATG AGGGTAGAGGAATTGGAAGAATACCACTTGATTGGACCACAAGACTTTCCATCATCAAGGACATAGCAAAGggtcttgttttccttcatgaCTCTTTGCCTCAACACAAGGTCCCTCATGCCAACCTCAAATCATCGAATGTCCTAATCCATCAAGATAGTAAAGGTTACCATTCCAAGCTCACAGACTATGGTTTCTTGCCACTACTCTCAGCCAAACAGAATGCAGAAAAGCTAGCCATAAGGAGGTCTCCAGAATTTGTTAAAGGGAAGAAGCTGACACACAAAGCTGATGTCTATTGCTTTGGCATCATTATGCTAGAGATTATAACTGGCAGAATACCTGGTCATATCCTAGGTGAAATTGAAGAAACAACCAATGATCTTTCAGATTGGGTAAGAACTGTGGTGAACAATGATTGGTCCACAGATATATTGGATTTAGAAATACTAGCAGAGAAAGAAGGGCATGATGCAATGTTGAAGTTGACTGAGTTGGCTCTAGAGTGTACAGATATGACACCAGAGAAACGGCCAAAAATGAGTGTAGTATTGGTGAGAATAGAAGAGatagagcaaatgagaaaagagAATGACTGA
- the LOC102668068 gene encoding probable leucine-rich repeat receptor-like protein kinase At1g68400 isoform X2: MLIRDSLNSSVNLHGNWTGPPCIDNRSRWIGITCSNWHVVQIVLEGVDLSGYLPPTFLLNITFLSQLDFRNNALSGPLPSLKNLMFLEQVLLSFNHFSGSIPVEYVEIPSLQVLELQDNYLEGQIPPFDQSSLTSFNVSYNHLSGPIPETSVLQRFPESSYGNNSDLCGEPLDKLCPIEPPAPSPSPFPALKPNKRRFQAWIVALIGGAAALILLSLIIIIAFMFRKRRTNGKESIRNDSTEYVFRAWAKKMVSYAGNSDVSGRLGKLEFSNKKLPVFDLDDLLRASAEVLGRGNLGITYKTTLETGTVVAVKRLNHMNELNKKEFLQQMQLLGQMKHENLVEIISFYYSEDQKLIIYEFISDGTLCELLHEGRGIGRIPLDWTTRLSIIKDIAKGLVFLHDSLPQHKVPHANLKSSNVLIHQDSKGYHSKLTDYGFLPLLSAKQNAEKLAIRRSPEFVKGKKLTHKADVYCFGIIMLEIITGRIPGHILGEIEETTNDLSDWVRTVVNNDWSTDILDLEILAEKEGHDAMLKLTELALECTDMTPEKRPKMSVVLVRIEEIEQMRKEND, from the exons ATGCTCATAAGGGATTCTTTGAATTCTTCTGTCAATTTGCATGGGAATTGGACAGGCCCTCCTTGTATAGACAATCGTAGTAGATGGATTGGTATCACTTGTTCAAATTGGCATGTTGTTCAAATTGTTCTTGAAGGAGTTGACCTTAGTGGTTATTTACCTCCCACATTCCTTCTAAACATAACTTTCTTGAGCCAACTTGACTTCAGAAACAATGCACTTTCTGGACCACTGCCAAGCCTCAAGAATTTGATGTTTTTGGAACAAGTCCTGTTATCATTCAATCACTTCTCAGGGTCAATTCCGGTGGAGTATGTTGAAATTCCTAGTCTACAAGTGTTGGAGCTGCAAGACAATTACTTAGAGGGTCAAATTCCACCCTTTGACCAATCATCATTGACAAGTTTCAATGTGTCATATAATCATCTGTCAGGGCCTATTCCTGAAACTTCTGTGCTGCAAAGGTTCCCAGAGAGTTCATATGGTAATAATTCAGATCTTTGTGGAGAGCCATTGGATAAGTTATGTCCTATTGAACCTCCTGCCCCATCTCCATCTCCATTCCCAGCACTGAAGCCAAATAAGAGGAGGTTTCAAGCATGGATTGTTGCTTTGATTGGTGGTGCAGCTGCACTGATTCTTCTTTCTCTGATCATTATTATTGCTTTCATGTTTCGTAAAAGACGTACAAATGGAAAAGAATCAATAAGAAATGATTCAACAG AGTATGTTTTTAGGGCATGGGCAAAGAAGATGGTGTCTTATGCTGGGAACAGTGATGTTTCTGGAAGATTAGGGAAATTGGAATTTTCCAACAAGAAATTGCCAGTTTTTGACTTGGATGATTTATTGAGGGCATCAGCAGAAGTGCTAGGAAGAGGGAACCTAGGCATTACATACAAAACAACACTTGAAACAGGAACTGTTGTTGCAGTGAAGAGACTTAACCACATGAATGAActcaacaaaaaggaatttctCCAGCAGATGCAATTGCTTGGCCAGATGAAGCATGAAAATCTAGTAGAAATAATCTCCTTTTATTATTCAGAGGACCAAAAGTTGATCATATATGAATTTATCTCTGATGGCACTTTGTGTGAACTCCTACATG AGGGTAGAGGAATTGGAAGAATACCACTTGATTGGACCACAAGACTTTCCATCATCAAGGACATAGCAAAGggtcttgttttccttcatgaCTCTTTGCCTCAACACAAGGTCCCTCATGCCAACCTCAAATCATCGAATGTCCTAATCCATCAAGATAGTAAAGGTTACCATTCCAAGCTCACAGACTATGGTTTCTTGCCACTACTCTCAGCCAAACAGAATGCAGAAAAGCTAGCCATAAGGAGGTCTCCAGAATTTGTTAAAGGGAAGAAGCTGACACACAAAGCTGATGTCTATTGCTTTGGCATCATTATGCTAGAGATTATAACTGGCAGAATACCTGGTCATATCCTAGGTGAAATTGAAGAAACAACCAATGATCTTTCAGATTGGGTAAGAACTGTGGTGAACAATGATTGGTCCACAGATATATTGGATTTAGAAATACTAGCAGAGAAAGAAGGGCATGATGCAATGTTGAAGTTGACTGAGTTGGCTCTAGAGTGTACAGATATGACACCAGAGAAACGGCCAAAAATGAGTGTAGTATTGGTGAGAATAGAAGAGatagagcaaatgagaaaagagAATGACTGA
- the LOC102668185 gene encoding uncharacterized protein encodes MRKKLLFATTKGLSFRSNRNFTPKSNHLFYEVCYSADPPKFQQRGWSHAASVPSEEPEAPKGQKRVPRHQRRAMVESFVNKYRAENAGKFPKISDTQKQVGGSYYVIREIVLELEYESKMNSSNSVDKFFVGKKFDESKLLTTEPVNVPSGNIEIAKESPVKDDSQSVVLDDKESVNTGYDHLEEKREPQTSYLERRLSDKLEIMSTPSNHCIAPESNIVEKFSKEPYPSSLDMPNDIKSEEAVSTYSDSFAPEHSQEEREHSPLFSENDGTGYDKAQGREYDFVRVEDHQKVEEKCIKKADCEIREQPDLEDLSRELLHSSLKVPNDVKSKEAVSNSSDSATQERHPLKEEIDRFSAPFIEKSVSSCSEGQTHDSKFVDMEKHSAFEKGYARKDQDTVDGLKHKIGQSHRSLELDESKMDSSNKRETSVAVGAQKSTLWENMKSFATGILNIWKKS; translated from the exons ATGAGGAAGAAGCTTCTGTTCGCAACCACTAAAGGCCTCTCCTTTCGCTCCAATCGCAACTTCACTCCCAAATCCAATCACT TATTCTATGAGGTATGCTATTCTGCTGATCCGCCGAAATTCCAGCAGCGTGGATGGTCACATGCTGCTTCTGTCCCTTCTGAGGAACCAGAAGCCCCAAAAGGCCAAAAAAGGGTTCCAAGACATCAAAGGAGAGCTATGGTGGAGTCTTTCGTGAACAA GTATAGAGCAGAGAATGCTGGGAAATTCCCAAAAATATCAGATACCCAGAAACAAGTTGGTGGCAGTTATTATGTTATCCGGGAAATCGTTCTGGAGCTAGAATATGAGTCTAAAATGAATTCTTCAAACAGTGTGGATAAGTTTTTTGTGGGAAAGAAATTTGATGAGAGTAAACTACTTACCACTGAACCTGTGAATGTTCCATCTGGTAATATTGAGATTGCAAAAGAAAGCCCTGTCAAAGATGATTCTCAATCGGTAGTTTTAGATGACAAGGAGAGTGTTAACACTGGATATGATCATCTTGAAGAAAAGAGAGAGCCACAGACTTCCTATTTGGAGAGGAGGTTGTCTGACAAACTTGAAATTATGTCTACACCA AGTAATCATTGTATTGCTCCTGAAAGTAATATTGTGGAAAAGTTTTCTAAGGAGCCTTACCCATCAAGTCTCGATATGCCAAATGATATTAAGAGTGAGGAAGCTGTCTCTACTTATTCTGATTCTTTTGCACCTGAACATTCTCAAGAGGAAAGAGAACATTCTCCTTTGTTTAGTGAAAATGATGGTACTGGTTATGACAAAGCTCAGGGCcgtgaatatgattttgttcgTGTGGAAGATCATCAAAAAGTGGAGgaaaaatgcattaaaaaagCAGATTGTGAGATAAGGGAGCAACCTGACTTGGAAGACCTATCTAGAGAGCTTTTGCATTCAAGTCTCAAGGTGCCAAATGATGTGAAGAGCAAGGAGGCTGTATCTAATTCTTCTGATTCTGCTACTCAAGAAAGGCACCCACTAAAAGAAGAAATAGACCGATTTTCTGCTCCTTTTATTGAAAAATCTGTAAGTAGTTGCAGTGAAGGTCAGACCCATGATTCCAAGTTTGTTGATATGGAAAAACATTCAGCATTTGAGAAAGGATATGCAAGAAAAGACCAAGATACTGTGGATGGTCTAAAGCATAAAATAGGGCAATCTCATAGGTCTTTAGAGTTGGATGAGTCCAAAAT GGACAGCTCTAATAAAAGGGAGACCAGTGTTGCAGTGGGTGCACAGAAATCAACTTTGTGGGAAAATATGAAGTCATTTGCCACTGGCATATTAAATATCTGGAAAAAGTCATGA
- the LOC100806921 gene encoding abietadienol/abietadienal oxidase yields the protein MRENISESWLVMITVILATAIFAKLFQFKLRKEDKSKCRLPPGRRGWPLIGDSINWYNAVASSHPPQFVEEMVKRYGKIFSCSLFGKWAVVSADPSFNRFVMQNEGKLFKSSYPKSFRDLVGKNGVITVQGEQQRKLHGIASNMMRLEKLKFHFLNDVQKVMLQTLSNFNNNQVILLQDVCRKVAIHLMVNQLLGVSSESQVNEMAQLFSGFVDGCLSIPINIPGYAYHTAMKAREKIISKINRTIEVHRQNGASIEGNGVLGRLLEEESLPDDAVADFIINLLFAGNETTTKTMLFAVYFLTQCPRAMKQLLDEHDSLRSNSGDKFLTWQDYKAMSFTQCVIDETLRLGGIAIWLMREAKEDVQYQDFVIPKGCFVVPFLSAVHLDENVYSGALNFNPWRWMEPENEEKRNWRTSPFYAPFGGGARFCPGTELARLQIAFFLHYFVTTYRWTQIKEDRMSFFPSARLVNGFEIRLTRRHDNETD from the exons atgagagaaaatatttCAGAATCATGGCTAGTTATGATCACTGTGATATTGGCCACTGCAATATTTGCAAAACTATTTCAATTCAAGTTAAGGAAGGAAGATAAAAGCAAATGCAGATTACCACCAGGAAGGAGAGGCTGGCCTTTGATTGGTGACAGCATCAATTGGTACAATGCTGTTGCAAGTtctcatcctcctcagtttgtTGAAGAAATGGTGAAAAG GTATGGTAAGATATTTTCATGCAGCCTATTTGGAAAATGGGCAGTGGTGTCAGCAGATCCAAGCTTCAACCGGTTTGTGATGCAAAACGAAGGCAAATTATTTAAGTCAAGTTACCCTAAATCTTTCAGAGATTTGGTTGGTAAAAATGGTGTGATCACAGTGCAAGGAGAGCAACAAAGGAAGCTACATGGAATTGCCTCCAACATGATGCGCTTAGAGAAGCTTAAGTTCCATTTCTTGAATGATGTACAAAAGGTCATGCTCCAAACTTTGAGCAATTTTAACAACAACCAAGTCATTCTTCTCCAGGATGTTTGTAGGAAG GTTGCTATACATTTAATGGTTAATCAACTTTTGGGGGTTTCAAGTGAGTCTCAAGTTAATGAAATGGCTCAGCTGTTTTCTGGCTTCGTTGATGGTTGTTTATCCATTCCCATCAACATCCCTGGCTATGCATACCACACTGCTATGAAG GCCAGGGAGAAAATCATAAGCAAGATAAACAGGACCATAGAGGTACACAGACAAAATGGTGCTTCTATTGAAGGTAATGGTGTACTTGGAAGACTATTAGAGGAAGAAAGCTTGCCTGATGATGCTGTTGCAGACTTCATTATCAATCTTCTCTTTGCGGGAAATGAAACAACCACCAAAACAATGCTCTTTGCAGTCTATTTCCTTACTCAATGTCCTAGAGCCATGAAGCAACTGCTG GATGAACATGATTCTCTGAGGAGTAATTCTGGAGATAAATTTCTCACATGGCAGGATTATAAAGCAATGTCATTCACTCAATGT GTTATTGATGAAACACTAAGACTTGGGGGTATTGCAATTTGGTTAATGAGAGAAGCAAAAGAAGACGTTCAGTACCAAG ATTTTGTTATTCCCAAAGGGTGCTTTGTGGTTCCATTTCTTTCAGCAGTCCATTTAGATGAGAATGTATACAGTGGGGCTCTAAATTTTAATCCTTGGAGATGGATGGAACCTGAAAACGAG GAAAAGAGAAATTGGAGAACTAGtccattctatgcaccctttgGAGGAGGTGCTAGATTCTGTCCAGGAACAGAGTTGGCTCGCCTCCAAAttgctttttttcttcattactTCGTAACTACCTATAG ATGGACACAAATCAAGGAAGATAGGATGTCCTTCTTTCCCTCTGCTCGATTGGTGAATGGTTTTGAAATTCGCCTGACGAGAAGACATGATAATGAAACTGA